A genomic region of Caulobacter vibrioides contains the following coding sequences:
- the modA gene encoding molybdate ABC transporter substrate-binding protein, whose amino-acid sequence MIARRPMLIAAVLAAGVLAVAGAAMAAETKVAVAANFTEPAKAIAARFKARTGHDAVLSFGSSGQFYTQIANGAPYEVFLSADVERPQKAEATGLTVPGSRFTYATGRLVLFSKTPGLVDSRGAVLASGRFDKLAIADPKAAPYGQAAIETLNRLRLYDALKPRIVTGASITQAYQFVQTGAAELGFVALSQVVGDKGGSRWIVPAANHAPIEQQAVLLKTGASSDAAKAFLTFLKSAEAKAIIRRYGYEVR is encoded by the coding sequence ATGATCGCTCGCCGTCCGATGCTGATCGCCGCCGTGCTCGCCGCCGGGGTCCTGGCCGTCGCCGGCGCAGCCATGGCTGCGGAGACCAAGGTGGCCGTCGCGGCCAACTTCACCGAGCCGGCCAAGGCGATCGCCGCGCGATTCAAGGCCAGGACCGGCCATGACGCGGTGCTCAGTTTCGGATCCTCGGGCCAGTTCTACACCCAGATCGCCAATGGCGCGCCGTACGAGGTCTTCCTGTCGGCGGACGTCGAACGGCCCCAGAAGGCCGAGGCGACGGGGCTGACCGTGCCCGGGTCGCGCTTCACCTACGCGACGGGACGCCTGGTGCTGTTCAGCAAGACGCCGGGGCTCGTCGATAGCAGAGGCGCGGTGCTGGCGAGCGGCAGGTTCGACAAGCTGGCGATCGCCGACCCCAAGGCCGCGCCTTACGGCCAGGCGGCGATCGAAACCTTGAACAGGCTCAGACTCTACGACGCCCTGAAGCCCAGGATCGTCACCGGCGCCTCGATCACCCAAGCCTACCAGTTCGTCCAGACCGGCGCGGCGGAACTGGGCTTCGTGGCCCTGTCTCAGGTCGTGGGCGACAAGGGCGGCTCGCGCTGGATCGTGCCGGCGGCGAACCACGCGCCGATCGAGCAGCAGGCGGTCCTGCTCAAGACCGGCGCAAGCAGCGACGCCGCCAAGGCCTTCCTGACCTTTCTCAAGAGCGCCGAGGCCAAGGCGATCATCCGCCGCTACGGCTATGAGGTCCGCTGA
- the modB gene encoding molybdate ABC transporter permease subunit, protein MAEVLWLTAKLAGITTLLLLLLATPLSWWLARGRSPLRTPVTAIVALPIVLPPTVLGFYLLIALGPNSPLMALLQPFGVRTLAFTFEGLVIGSLIYSLPFAVQPLRNAFLAIGDEPLEAAASLGASRAQTFWRVALPLALPGYVAAAILTFAHTVGEFGVVMMLGGNIPGETTVLSTEIYRLVEALEWGEAHRLSLLLLAFAFLVLFVLLALEARSKILLRTRA, encoded by the coding sequence GTGGCTGAGGTGCTGTGGCTGACGGCGAAGCTGGCGGGGATCACCACCCTGCTTCTGCTGTTGCTGGCCACGCCCCTGTCCTGGTGGCTGGCCCGGGGGCGGTCGCCCTTGCGCACGCCCGTCACCGCCATCGTCGCCCTGCCGATCGTCCTGCCGCCGACCGTGCTGGGCTTCTATCTGCTGATCGCCCTGGGACCGAACAGTCCGCTGATGGCGCTGCTGCAGCCGTTCGGGGTGCGGACCCTGGCCTTCACCTTCGAGGGGCTGGTGATCGGCTCGCTTATCTATTCGCTGCCGTTTGCCGTCCAGCCATTGCGCAACGCCTTTCTGGCCATCGGCGACGAGCCGCTGGAAGCCGCCGCCAGCCTGGGCGCCTCGCGCGCGCAGACCTTCTGGCGGGTGGCGCTGCCCCTGGCGCTGCCGGGCTATGTCGCCGCCGCGATCCTGACCTTCGCCCACACGGTCGGCGAGTTCGGGGTGGTGATGATGCTGGGCGGGAACATCCCGGGCGAGACCACGGTGCTGTCGACCGAGATCTATCGTTTGGTCGAGGCGCTGGAATGGGGCGAGGCGCATCGTCTGTCGCTGCTGCTGCTGGCCTTCGCGTTCCTGGTGCTGTTCGTCCTGCTGGCGCTGGAGGCGCGGTCGAAGATCCTGCTGCGCACCCGGGCCTAG